In one Triplophysa rosa linkage group LG13, Trosa_1v2, whole genome shotgun sequence genomic region, the following are encoded:
- the flrt1b gene encoding leucine-rich repeat transmembrane protein FLRT1, translating to MATESLIELRDWLFLLLLCLTLLVEVLEFAAATAAAAEAALGEAELQGEVPCPSTCRCDDGFIYCNDRGLSIIPPLPLTAAVLYLQNNRIDNAGLPTSLEQRLTIRVVYLYDNELDDFPTHLPPSLRELHLQDNNIRTLPRSALARLPLLEKLHMDDNSVSTVSIEDKAFANNPRLRLLFLSRNHLSSIPSGLPASLEELRLDDNRISTIPTHAFRGLSSLRRLFLDGNLLANQRIADDTFSRLSNLTELSLVRNSLQAPPLNLPSMHLLRLYLQDNAIAHMPRGALDGMRRLQKLDISGNNLTTLPKGLFKDLDSLSQLLVRGNPWYCGCNLRWLYDWLYERGTSVTVRGLTCHGPERVRGMALRDLSSHLDDCEISADNAGGMVGNDAAKKDTGSFPTQVPATTTSPLPQGSLFTLRSRRPGHKYSDIGQDSLGGSGYVGKSLLISVKPLTPETVHVTWQAAHVVPSFRLSWLRLGNSPAMGSITETLVPGDRREYLLTQLHPQSTYIICLVPLSASEGRRTPFTAGGGLNINTNSEHEHPACAKTETDPLEQPISDQESDRGADQLSALPLAGIIGGATALVSLFLIFGIFCWYGHRAGYLAPGDHSIYGRDVVASRGAGKHYDDYVESGTIKDTSILEIRAHGFQMTPMSAQQPLQPKAKVEDMTYIHTIFPSNNTTLYRSTLNHTGNPGYGTNRGYREGGIPDIDYSYT from the coding sequence ATGGCCACAGAGAGCCTTATTGAACTCCGCGATTGGTTGTTCCTACTTCTCCTGTGCCTGACGTTATTGGTGGAAGTCCTCGAGTTTGCCGCAGCAACGGCGGCTGCCGCCGAGGCCGCTCTCGGAGAGGCTGAGCTTCAGGGTGAAGTGCCATGTCCCTCCACCTGCAGGTGTGATGATGGCTTCATTTACTGCAATGACCGAGGCTTAAGTATCATCCCTCCGTTACCATTAACTGCAGCTGTGCTCTATTTGCAAAACAACCGAATAGACAACGCTGGGCTACCAACATCTTTAGAGCAACGACTGACCATCAGAGTAGTCTACCTTTATGATAATGAACTTGACGATTTTCCAACACATCTGCCTCCATCGTTACGGGAACTCCACCTACAGGACAACAACATACGAACTTTACCTCGCTCTGCTCTTGCACGACTCCCCTTGCTGGAGAAGCTTCACATGGATGACAATTCGGTTTCCACCGTAAGCATAGAAGACAAAGCATTCGCCAACAATCCAAGGCTGCGACTTCTTTTCTTGTCACGTAACCACCTCTCTAGTATACCATCAGGACTGCCAGCATCACTTGAGGAGCTAAGGCTGGATGACAATCGAATTTCAACTATCCCAACGCACGCATTTCGAGGACTTTCCTCTCTAAGACGTCTCTTCCTTGATGGAAATCTGCTGGCAAATCAACGAATCGCAGATGACACATTCTCACGTCTGTCCAACCTAACCGAGCTCTCTCTGGTTCGTAACTCTCTCCAGGCCCCGCCCTTAAACCTTCCGAGCATGCATCTTCTTCGTCTCTATCTACAAGACAATGCCATAGCCCACATGCCACGAGGTGCCCTGGATGGCATGCGAAGACTACAGAAACTGGATATATCAGGCAACAATTTAACAACTCTTCCAAAAGGTTTGTTCAAAGACCTGGACAGCCTTTCGCAGTTACTTGTTCGAGGGAACCCGTGGTACTGTGGCTGTAACCTCCGTTGGCTTTACGACTGGTTGTATGAGCGAGGTACATCAGTGACTGTGAGAGGTTTAACCTGTCATGGACCAGAGAGAGTAAGAGGCATGGCACTACGGGACCTTAGCAGTCATTTGGACGACTGTGAGATCAGCGCAGACAACGCTGGAGGGATGGTTGGAAATGATGCAGCAAAAAAAGACACAGGCAGTTTTCCAACACAAGTACCAGCAACGACAACGTCCCCGCTTCCCCAAGGGTCTCTTTTCACCCTCAGGTCCAGACGGCCGGGACACAAGTATTCTGATATAGGACAGGATAGTCTTGGCGGAAGTGGCTATGTGGgtaaatcattattaataaGTGTGAAACCACTCACACCAGAAACAGTACACGTTACCTGGCAGGCTGCACACGTTGTTCCCTCCTTCAGACTTTCCTGGCTGCGACTAGGAAACAGTCCTGCGATGGGGTCAATCACAGAGACGCTTGTGCCAGGGGATCGACGGGAGTATTTACTCACGCAATTGCATCCCCAATCAACTTATATCATTTGCTTGGTGCCTCTTTCTGCAAGCGAAGGTAGAAGAACCCCCTTCACGGCAGGAGGCGGcctaaacataaacacaaactcagAACACGAGCATCCCGCTTGTGCCAAAACAGAGACCGATCCACTGGAACAGCCTATTTCAGACCAGGAAAGCGATCGAGGAGCTGACCAATTATCAGCTTTACCGCTCGCTGGGATTATAGGAGGCGCAACAGCATTGGTCTCTTTGTTCTTAATTTTTGGCATCTTCTGTTGGTATGGACACCGCGCAGGGTACCTCGCGCCAGGTGACCATTCCATATACGGAAGGGACGTTGTGGCATCGCGAGGTGCCGGCAAACATTATGATGACTATGTAGAATCTGGAACTATAAAAGACACTTCAATATTGGAGATCAGGGCACACGGTTTTCAAATGACGCCGATGTCTGCCCAACAGCCTTTGCAGCCCAAGGCAAAAGTTGAGGATATGACATACATCCATACTATTTTTCCCTCTAATAATACAACTCTTTATAGGAGCACTCTCAACCACACTGGAAATCCAGGTTATGGAACAAACAGAGGGTATAGAGAAGGGGGAATACCAGACATAGATTACTCGTACACGTGA